One Streptococcus sp. VT 162 genomic window, CCGCTACCAGCTGGCACCACGTCCATGTGAGCAAAGATTCCGAGAACTTCTTCTCCTTCACCAAACTCAAAATGTCCTGCGTAGTTATCGACATTTTTAGTTGGATAACCATCGCGGTCTGCGATTTCAAGGAATTTTTCCAAGGCTTTTACTGGACCAGGTCCAAATGGATGCTGAGCGTCCGCCTTGCTGTCATCACGTTCTGAGTTGATTTCCAAAAGGCTAAACAAGTCAGCCAAGAGGTCCTCTTTGCGTTTTTCTACTTCTGCTGTAAAATCAATTGCTGTCATTTTTTCTTCTTTCTATCTTTTCTCGATAATTTCATCCACTGGCAAGCGGTAGCTTGGTTCTAATTTTTCGTCAGTGTAACCTACCGTAATCAAGAGTTCTGGGCGGAAACGGTCTTCAATGTCCAAAACTTCGTTGGCTTTTGATTTGTCAAATCCAAGGATAATGTTAGAACCGATTCCTTGGTCTGTAAGAGCCAAAACCAAATTCATGGCAACCAAACCTGCATTGAGGGCTAGATAGTCGCTGATCTGTTGCTCACTGTAACGCGCAAATTCAGCAGGCAGATTCTTCATAAAATATTGAAGTTGCTCTTCAGAAAAGTTATTAGCACCACCAACTCGGGCAATCTTACGAGCACGTTTAGCCAAATCTGTATCTGTAAACAAGGCAATGGTTACAGGTGCTGATGACACCTGCTCAAAGTTCGCACCATAAGCCAATTTTGCCAATTCAGCATTTTTCTCACGAACGACTACAAACTTCCACGGCTGGCTGTTATGGGCACTTGGGGCCAAGGTTGCGATTTCGATAGCCGTACGCACATCTTTGGGATCTACTGGTTTATCAGTAAAATGCTTAGTCGCATGACGTTTTTTATTTAATTCAAGAAATTTCATAATCGATTTCCTTTTCTAATTCTACTGCATCCATTCTACCATATTTTGAAAGAGCTTGCAGAGATTTTTCATAGAAAGAAATTGGAACACGGATGAAGTCCTGGATTTAAACTTATCATTAAAATCAGATTTTTCCTCATCCAGTTCCAACTAATTTTCAGGGGTTTTAAGAAACTAGTCTACCTTATATTCTGACTTTATAGCCTCCAAAAATTTCTTCACATCCTCCACATACCCATGCTTTTCAATTAAACTAGCTAAGAGTTCTAGATTGTGCCCCCGATAGTTGTCATCTCGGCGTAGTTCTTCATACATTTCGATAAAAGGAAGCCCCTTGGATTTGGCCAATTCTAACTCTGCTTCATAATCGTAGGAAACTTTTCGGAATAGAATATTTACCAATTCCCCGTCTTCCACTTCTATCACGGCATACTGGGCACGGTGATTTTTTAACGCCTCCCAATTAAAATAGGGCATGCCAATCGACCCTGGATTGATGATTTGTTGCCCTTGACTGCCATAACGAAGCAACTGCTTGTGAACATGACCATAGACTGCCACGTCAACTTCATCATCTAGGAGTTGGTCAAATTTCTCTGTATCATTCTCAACTAGCAAGTCACCACCATAGTTCTTATTTGGCAAATTATGAGAAAGAGAAAAGCGCAGTCCGTCAACTTCTCTCTTTTCTAGCATAGGTAAGCTTCGTAGCCAGTCAATCGTTGCAGGATCCATTCGCTCCATCAAATACTGCGTCATACGCAAGAGCTGAACTTCCTGTGGGTCTTCTAAGCCATATTGCCCATCTAAAGCCTCAAGGACACAATCATCCCAATTGCCTCGAACACTTGCCGTGATAGGAAGTTCCTTTAACAGAGCGACCAAGTCATTTGCACCTGGACCAGGTAGAAAAATATCTCCCAGAAGCCAATATTCAGTGACTCCGTGAGCTTTAGCATCTGCAACCACTGCTTCTAGTGCCGTTGCATTGCCATGAATATCTGATAAAATTGCGATTTTATGGTTCATGATAGTTTCCTTCCGTTTGGTAATCTACTCTCTCTTCTGCTACTTGAGCCAACTCCACTTCTTCCTGAGGGTTCAACTTTCTCTGAACAGCTTCTGCGACTGCCCTTGGCACACCAACTTCGACAATTTCATCCACACTGGCTTCCTTGATTTTAGTGAGAGATTTAAAATGCTTCATGAGATTCTGCTTGCGTTTAGGTCCCAGACCGTCAATCCCATCCAATTGAGATGAAAAAGAATTTTTTGAGCGCAGTTGGCGGTGGAAGGTGATAGCAAAGCGGTGTACCTCATCTTGGATGCGTTGAAGGAGGAAAAATTCCTGAGAATTTCGTGACAACTCCACCACTTCCAGCGGATCTCCAAAGAGCAATTCATGGGTTTGGTGCTTATCATTTTTTTGAAGCCCAGCAATGGGAATGTCCAAACCTAGCTCTTCTTGGATGACTTGCTTGGCGATATTGACTTGACCTTGTCCCCCATCAATCACAATCAAATCTGGCGGGGTTAAACCATCACGTTGAACTCGGCCATAACGTCTGCGAATAACCTCACGCATACTAGCATAGTCATCTGGACCGACAACCGTTTTTATCTTGTACTTTCGGTAGTCTTTTTTACTTGGTTTGCCATTGACAAAAACCACCATAGCTGAAACAGGACTGGTTCCCATGATATTAGAGTTATCAAAGGACTCGATGCGAACTGGAGTCGGTATTTGGAGCAAGTGTCCCAGATTTTCAATAGCTCCTTGGGTCTTTTCAACAGATTTCTCTAGCAGATTGAACTTTTGCTCCAGACTAACACGGGCATTTTTTATGGCTAGATTGACCAGCTGTTTTTTCTCACCACGCTGAGGTTTGAGAATCTTGGTATCCACCAAGACCTTGACTGCTTCTTCATCGATATCCTGCGGAATCAGCACCTCATTGGGAACCAGGTGAGATTTTTCTTGATAGAATTGTCCCACATAGGTCAAGAAGTCCTCATCCGGATCATTGTAGTAGGGGAAGAGATTGACATCCCTCTCAATGAGCTTGCCTTGACGAACAAAGAAAACCTGGACACACATCCAGCCCTTATCCACATAGTAACCAAAGACGTCCCGATTTTGCAAATCTTTCGCCATGACCCGTTGCTTGGTCCGAAGTGTTCCAATGGCCTGAATCAGATCACGGTATTCCGCTGCACGTTCAAACTCCATACTTTGAGCCGCCTTTGCCATCTTCCCCTTGAGGTCATCGATGATTTTATCATCCTGCCCTTTTAGGAAATCAGAAACCTCCTGAGCCATGGACTTGAAATAGGCCTCATCTTTTTTACAGATTGTGTGGGCCATACACTGGCCGATATGGTAGTAAAAACAAACCTTAGAGGGTGGATTAGTACACTTGCGAAAAGGAAAAATCCGGTCCAATAGTCGCTTGATTTCATTGGCTGCCCCTACATCGGGATAAGGTCCAAAATAAAGACCACCGTCCTTTTTGACCTGACGGGTGATAATCAATCGAGGATAACGCTCATTGGTGATTTTGATGAAGGGATAGGACTTGTCATCCTTGAGCATGATATTGTACTTGGGCTTATTCTCCTTGATGAGGTTGATTTCTAGGAGAAGTGCCTCAATATTGGACTCAGTGACGATAAATTCAAAATCTACAATTTCAGACACCAGTGCCTCCGTCTTGGTATCGTGACTTCCACGGAAATAGGAGCGCACACGGTTGCGCAGATTTTTAGCCTTTCCTACATAGATAATGGTGCCATTTTTATCCTTGTGAATGTAACAACCAGGGCTGGTCGGTAGGAGCTCTAGTTTTGATTTGATCAAGTTATTCATAGTTCCATTATAGCAAAAAGGCCGTAACAGGACGAACAAAAAGCCCCACCAATCACTTGTTGGAGGAGCTTTGATTTCT contains:
- a CDS encoding NAD(P)H nitroreductase, whose translation is MKFLELNKKRHATKHFTDKPVDPKDVRTAIEIATLAPSAHNSQPWKFVVVREKNAELAKLAYGANFEQVSSAPVTIALFTDTDLAKRARKIARVGGANNFSEEQLQYFMKNLPAEFARYSEQQISDYLALNAGLVAMNLVLALTDQGIGSNIILGFDKSKANEVLDIEDRFRPELLITVGYTDEKLEPSYRLPVDEIIEKR
- a CDS encoding serine/threonine protein phosphatase; the encoded protein is MNHKIAILSDIHGNATALEAVVADAKAHGVTEYWLLGDIFLPGPGANDLVALLKELPITASVRGNWDDCVLEALDGQYGLEDPQEVQLLRMTQYLMERMDPATIDWLRSLPMLEKREVDGLRFSLSHNLPNKNYGGDLLVENDTEKFDQLLDDEVDVAVYGHVHKQLLRYGSQGQQIINPGSIGMPYFNWEALKNHRAQYAVIEVEDGELVNILFRKVSYDYEAELELAKSKGLPFIEMYEELRRDDNYRGHNLELLASLIEKHGYVEDVKKFLEAIKSEYKVD
- a CDS encoding excinuclease ABC subunit C, with the translated sequence MNNLIKSKLELLPTSPGCYIHKDKNGTIIYVGKAKNLRNRVRSYFRGSHDTKTEALVSEIVDFEFIVTESNIEALLLEINLIKENKPKYNIMLKDDKSYPFIKITNERYPRLIITRQVKKDGGLYFGPYPDVGAANEIKRLLDRIFPFRKCTNPPSKVCFYYHIGQCMAHTICKKDEAYFKSMAQEVSDFLKGQDDKIIDDLKGKMAKAAQSMEFERAAEYRDLIQAIGTLRTKQRVMAKDLQNRDVFGYYVDKGWMCVQVFFVRQGKLIERDVNLFPYYNDPDEDFLTYVGQFYQEKSHLVPNEVLIPQDIDEEAVKVLVDTKILKPQRGEKKQLVNLAIKNARVSLEQKFNLLEKSVEKTQGAIENLGHLLQIPTPVRIESFDNSNIMGTSPVSAMVVFVNGKPSKKDYRKYKIKTVVGPDDYASMREVIRRRYGRVQRDGLTPPDLIVIDGGQGQVNIAKQVIQEELGLDIPIAGLQKNDKHQTHELLFGDPLEVVELSRNSQEFFLLQRIQDEVHRFAITFHRQLRSKNSFSSQLDGIDGLGPKRKQNLMKHFKSLTKIKEASVDEIVEVGVPRAVAEAVQRKLNPQEEVELAQVAEERVDYQTEGNYHEP